Proteins encoded in a region of the Bactrocera tryoni isolate S06 chromosome 4, CSIRO_BtryS06_freeze2, whole genome shotgun sequence genome:
- the LOC120774674 gene encoding uncharacterized protein LOC120774674: MASGQADPISEPLKTSSAELRKPVESIILSRCICFEKSVNLVDKMHYGICWLCAGLLLLAGVQLTEAALGHVFYHNDAHPGKCTVSETVILSPGEVTISSGICARITCENEEGLAEIASCGSQAPLEGCEWGDPKDEKAPYPECCERQQICPQKTKE; the protein is encoded by the exons ATGGCTTCAGGTCAGGCAGATCCCATATCGGAGCCGCTGAAGACGTCGAGCGCAGAGTTGAGGAAACCCGTCGAAAGTATAATT CTCAGTCGTTGCATTTGCTTCGAGAAAAGCGTGAACTTAGTAGACAAGATGCATTACGGTATTTGTTGGTTATGCGCAGGGTTGCTATTACTTGCTGGTGTACAGCTAACCGAGGCCGCGTTAGGGCATGTCTTTTATCACAACGATG CGCACCCTGGTAAGTGCACGGTCAGTGAGACAGTTATACTCTCACCAGGTGAAGTGACCATAAGTTCGGGCATTTGTGCGCGTATTACTTGTGAAAATGAAGAGGGTCTTGCCGAAATTGCTAG TTGTGGGTCGCAGGCGCCATTAGAAGGCTGCGAATGGGGCGATCCTAAGGATGAGAAGGCTCCATATCCGGAATGTTGTGAACGCCAACAGATCTGTCCCcagaaaacaaaagaataa
- the LOC120773529 gene encoding uncharacterized protein LOC120773529: MHYGICLLCAGLLLLAGGPLAEAAIGRSFYRNDANPGMCSVSDTVILAPGESAKAVNYCARITCENEDGLAVITSCDYQEPLDGCIFGFYKDQEASYPQCCERNLICG; the protein is encoded by the exons ATGCATTACGGTATCTGTTTGCTATGCGCAGGGTTGCTATTACTTGCTGGTGGACCGCTAGCAGAGGCCGCGATAGGGCGTTCCTTTTATCGTAACGATG CGAACCCCGGTATGTGCTCGGTCAGTGACACAGTTATCCTCGCACCAGGTGAATCGGCGAAAGCGGTGAACTATTGTGCGCGAATTACTTGTGAAAATGAAGATGGTCTTGCCGTAATTACTAG TTGTGATTACCAGGAACCGTTAGATGGCTGCATATTTGGCTTTTATAAGGATCAGGAGGCGTCGTATCCACAATGTTGTGAACGCAACCTGATCTGCGGCTAG
- the LOC120773525 gene encoding uncharacterized protein LOC120773525 codes for MYYCNFCLYIGLLCLAAGPLAEAWVARANYHNDAHPGKCVVSDTLILSPGEKAKSPNSCSVIHCGSEGHATIHGCGAVVPPEGCKWGDYVNKNAPFQECCARHLVCEGGLTAETRHYEKHIWDMFSRNSKNTADDQERNVLK; via the exons atgtattactgCAACTTTTGTCTATATATAGGACTGTTATGTCTTGCTGCTGGACCGCTGGCCGAGGCCTGGGTGGCGCGCGCTAATTATCATAACGATG CACATCCTGGCAAATGTGTGGTGAGTGATACGCTCATTCTCTCACCCGGTGAGAAAGCGAAATCGCCCAACTCTTGTTCGGTAATTCATTGTGGCAGTGAGGGGCATGCCACCATTCATGG CTGTGGCGCTGTTGTCCCACCAGAGGGTTGCAAATGGGGCgattatgtgaataaaaatgctCCTTTTCAGGAGTGTTGTGCCCGACACTTGGTCTGCGAAGGTGGCTTGACGGCTGAGACGCGCCATTATGAAAAACACATTTGGGACATGTTCTCACGCAATTCGAAGAATACTGCGGACGATCAAGAACGCAATGTTTTGAAGTAA
- the LOC120773531 gene encoding uncharacterized protein LOC120773531, with the protein MYYGICWLCALLAGGQLIEATTKAHRSYRDDAHPGKCTLNETVILSPGESEISTEFCGRYDCLNREGVVEIAICGIHRPSEGCEWGDPKDENAPYPKCCERYQICA; encoded by the exons ATGTATTACGGTATCTGTTGGCTATGCGCATTACTTGCTGGAGGACAGTTAATAGAGGCGACGACGAAGGCGCATCGCTCTTATCGCGACGATG CGCATCCCGGCAAGTGCACGCTCAATGAGACAGTTATCCTCTCACCAGGTGAATCTGAGATATCGACGGAGTTTTGTGGGCGCTATGATTGTTTAAATAGAGAGGGTGTTGTCGAAATTGCCAT TTGCGGTATCCATAGGCCCTCAGAAGGCTGCGAATGGGGCGATCCTAAAGATGAGAACGCGCCATACCCAAAATGTTGTGAACGCTACCAGATATGCGcctag
- the LOC120773530 gene encoding uncharacterized protein LOC120773530 produces the protein MHYGNVWLCTGLLLLAVAQLTEAATSLVSYHDDAHPGKCAASETDILSPGETTITSKFCAKITCENEDGLAQIAGCIPQAPLEGCRWGPPLNKTAPYPECCERIQICV, from the exons ATGCATTACGGTAACGTTTGGCTATGCACAGGGTTGCTATTACTTGCTGTTGCGCAGCTAACAGAGGCCGCAACGTCGCTTGTCTCTTACCACGACGATG CGCACCCCGGCAAGTGCGCGGCCAGTGAGACAGATATCCTCTCACCAGGTGAAACGACGATAACATCGAAGTTTTGTGCGAAAATTACTTGCGAAAATGAAGACGGTCTTGCCCAAATCGCCGG TTGTATTCCCCAGGCGCCGTTAGAAGGCTGCAGATGGGGCCCTCCCTTGAATAAGACGGCGCCATACCCGGAATGTTGTGAACGCATCCAGATTTGCGTTTAG